A section of the Xiphias gladius isolate SHS-SW01 ecotype Sanya breed wild chromosome 8, ASM1685928v1, whole genome shotgun sequence genome encodes:
- the spty2d1 gene encoding protein SPT2 homolog isoform X2: MMDFDNILDIASQNQGLGSAQKRYSLQAGPPKKDPKSKAVNPAAVQALLKKQLSDSKKKELQMKKQKEELLAKRVELKSDRKARAMASRTKDNFKGYNGIPVVEAPKKRRSKLDMQEDKSMAIEGFRNNSIDPEDDEDNYEYEQTDSEPEQEPEPLRPGKTTGVSGSSSSSSSSSSSKPFSKKSSGPPKPAPPPMNFADLLKLAEKKQHEPVDLKPKVVKKEERLRTAEEMRELEMERKAKRQDKDRDSKAERERDSKSQSSSSSIRKSTLEKEQKNCKPQKNSSEKPSLPSGSGKKSHSDRGHSYSRSSVSDRERERSKISHSDRDRSKTSSSGAINSKGSLKATSSQVSAKQGSSKPSSSHKSSTSSDLSYKKESSSLNQGRASGFPGTRPPGTPVTGQKSQHGSSQQTRPSQGSSLKQGPPVGGHKSGKGEPLRPGTNSAVKSSGNSVMRNSLGSPPKGGSQPLPRPGGMLQAKAGGVTQARPGGSGLKGHPGGNGSRPPGTGPGRPGSGGPVPGRSTGSIGLGPGRPKCTVVSETISSKNVGGPRPGVPPRPGMPPRPGMPPRPGMPPRPGMPHRPMMNRPPGTMLPPITSAYKRKYEDEEDECDSEMDDFIDDGGDEPEEISRHIKEIFGYDRNRYKDESDYALKFMESSWRDMQKEEARSLRMAVQEDLEEEKREEEELNRKNGKRRKKN, translated from the exons ATGATGGACTTTGATAATATATTGGACATCGCCTCGCAAAACCAGGGCCTCGGCAGTGCACAG AAGAGATATAGTTTACAGGCTGGACCACCCAAGAAGGACCCAAAGTCGAAAGCTGTAAATCCTGCTGCTGTTCAGGCACTTCTGAAGAAGCAACTAAGTGACTCCAAAAAGAAAG aactgcaaatgaagaaacagaagGAGGAGCTACTCGCCAAAAGGGTTGAGTTGAAGTCAGACCGTAAAGCACGAGCCATGGCTTCCAGAACTAAGGACAATTTCAAAGGCTACAACGGCATCCCAGTGGTAGAGGCTCCTAAGAAGAGGAGATCAAAACTAGATATGCAGGAAGATAAATCTATGGCTATAGAAGGATTTAGGAATAACTCAATTGACCCAGAGGATGATGAGGATAACTACGAGTATGAACAGACAGATTCAGAGCCAGAGCAGGAGCCAGAGCCACTGAGACCAGGGAAAACCACAGGTGttagtggcagcagcagcagcagcagtagtagtagtagcagtaagCCTTTCTCTAAAAAATCCAGTGGGCCACCCAAACCTGCTCCACCTCCTATGAACTTTGCAGACTTACTCAAACTGGCAGAGAAGAAGCAACATGAGCCAGTTGATCTAAAACCCAAGGTagtgaaaaaggaagaaaggctCCGCACAGCTGAGGAGATGAGGGAACTGGAGATGGAGCGCAAGGCTAAGAGacaggacaaagacagagactcaaaggcagagagagaaagagacagcaaGTCTCAGTCTAGCTCTAGTTCAATAAGAAAAAGCACTTTAGAGAAGGAGCAGAAGAACTGCAAACCCCAAAAGAACTCCTCAGAAAAACCAAGTCTGCCCAGTGGGTCAGGGAAGAAGTCGCATAGTGATAGAGGACATTCTTATTCCAGGTCCTCTGTTagtgacagagaaagggagagatcCAAGATATCTCACAGTGATAGAGACAGATCCAAGACAAGTTCATCTGGTGCCATAAATAGTAAAGGTTCTTTGAAAGCCACATCTTCTCAGGTTTCAGCCAAACAAGGGTCCTCCAAACCCTCATCCAGCCACAAATCCAGCACCTCAAGTGACCTTAGCTACAAAAAAGAAAGCTCGTCATTAAATCAAGGAAGAGCCTCAGGTTTTCCTGGGACCAGGCCTCCTGGTACACCTGTAACAGGCCAAAAATCTCAACATGGGAGTTCCCAACAGACCAGGCCCAGTCAGGGTAGCTCCTTGAAACAGGGCCCTCCAGTCGGAGGTCACAAGTCTGGAAAAGGAGAACCACTAAGGCCTGGAACTAATTCTGCAGTAAAATCAAGTGGTAATTCAGTAATGAGAAATTCACTAGGCAGCCCTCCTAAGGGAGGGAGCCAACCTCTTCCAAGGCCTGGAGGCATGCTCCAGGCAAAAGCTGGTGGTGTCACACAGGCCAGGCCTGGTGGGAGTGGTCTAAAGGGTCATCCTGGAGGTAACGGATCCCGGCCCCCAGGGACCGGACCTGGTCGGCCTGGCAGTGGGGGACCAGTACCCGGAAGATCGACTGGCAGCATTGGATTAGGACCTGGAAGACCTAAGTGCACTGTGGTGTCAGAGACCATCTCGTCCAAGAATGTTGGTGGACCCAGACCAGGAGTCCCTCCTCGACCCGGGATGCCACCTC GACCCGGGATGCCACCCAGACCCGGGATGCCACCCAGACCCGGGATGCCACACAGACCTATGATGAACAGACCACCAG GTACGATGTTACCACCTATCACATCTGCCTACAAGAGGAAATATGAAGATGAGGAAGACGAGTGTGACTCAGAAATGGATGATTTCATTGATGACGGAGGGGACGAGCCAGAGGAAATTTCCAGGCACATTAAGGAAATCTTCGGCTATGATCGAAACAG ATATAAGGATGAGAGTGACTATGCACTTAAATTCATGGAGAGCAGCTGGAGAGATATGCAGAAAGAAGAGGCCAGGAG CCTGAGAATGGCTGTGCAAGAAgatctggaggaggagaaaagggaggaagaggagctgaaCAGGAAAAATggcaagaggagaaaaaagaactga
- the spty2d1 gene encoding protein SPT2 homolog isoform X1, which produces MMDFDNILDIASQNQGLGSAQKRYSLQAGPPKKDPKSKAVNPAAVQALLKKQLSDSKKKELQMKKQKEELLAKRVELKSDRKARAMASRTKDNFKGYNGIPVVEAPKKRRSKLDMQEDKSMAIEGFRNNSIDPEDDEDNYEYEQTDSEPEQEPEPLRPGKTTGVSGSSSSSSSSSSSKPFSKKSSGPPKPAPPPMNFADLLKLAEKKQHEPVDLKPKVVKKEERLRTAEEMRELEMERKAKRQDKDRDSKAERERDSKSQSSSSSIRKSTLEKEQKNCKPQKNSSEKPSLPSGSGKKSHSDRGHSYSRSSVSDRERERSKISHSDRDRSKTSSSGAINSKGSLKATSSQVSAKQGSSKPSSSHKSSTSSDLSYKKESSSLNQGRASGFPGTRPPGTPVTGQKSQHGSSQQTRPSQGSSLKQGPPVGGHKSGKGEPLRPGTNSAVKSSGNSVMRNSLGSPPKGGSQPLPRPGGMLQAKAGGVTQARPGGSGLKGHPGGNGSRPPGTGPGRPGSGGPVPGRSTGSIGLGPGRPKCTVVSETISSKNVGGPRPGVPPRPGMPPRPGMPPRPGMPPRPGMPPRPGMPPRPGMPHRPMMNRPPGTMLPPITSAYKRKYEDEEDECDSEMDDFIDDGGDEPEEISRHIKEIFGYDRNRYKDESDYALKFMESSWRDMQKEEARSLRMAVQEDLEEEKREEEELNRKNGKRRKKN; this is translated from the exons ATGATGGACTTTGATAATATATTGGACATCGCCTCGCAAAACCAGGGCCTCGGCAGTGCACAG AAGAGATATAGTTTACAGGCTGGACCACCCAAGAAGGACCCAAAGTCGAAAGCTGTAAATCCTGCTGCTGTTCAGGCACTTCTGAAGAAGCAACTAAGTGACTCCAAAAAGAAAG aactgcaaatgaagaaacagaagGAGGAGCTACTCGCCAAAAGGGTTGAGTTGAAGTCAGACCGTAAAGCACGAGCCATGGCTTCCAGAACTAAGGACAATTTCAAAGGCTACAACGGCATCCCAGTGGTAGAGGCTCCTAAGAAGAGGAGATCAAAACTAGATATGCAGGAAGATAAATCTATGGCTATAGAAGGATTTAGGAATAACTCAATTGACCCAGAGGATGATGAGGATAACTACGAGTATGAACAGACAGATTCAGAGCCAGAGCAGGAGCCAGAGCCACTGAGACCAGGGAAAACCACAGGTGttagtggcagcagcagcagcagcagtagtagtagtagcagtaagCCTTTCTCTAAAAAATCCAGTGGGCCACCCAAACCTGCTCCACCTCCTATGAACTTTGCAGACTTACTCAAACTGGCAGAGAAGAAGCAACATGAGCCAGTTGATCTAAAACCCAAGGTagtgaaaaaggaagaaaggctCCGCACAGCTGAGGAGATGAGGGAACTGGAGATGGAGCGCAAGGCTAAGAGacaggacaaagacagagactcaaaggcagagagagaaagagacagcaaGTCTCAGTCTAGCTCTAGTTCAATAAGAAAAAGCACTTTAGAGAAGGAGCAGAAGAACTGCAAACCCCAAAAGAACTCCTCAGAAAAACCAAGTCTGCCCAGTGGGTCAGGGAAGAAGTCGCATAGTGATAGAGGACATTCTTATTCCAGGTCCTCTGTTagtgacagagaaagggagagatcCAAGATATCTCACAGTGATAGAGACAGATCCAAGACAAGTTCATCTGGTGCCATAAATAGTAAAGGTTCTTTGAAAGCCACATCTTCTCAGGTTTCAGCCAAACAAGGGTCCTCCAAACCCTCATCCAGCCACAAATCCAGCACCTCAAGTGACCTTAGCTACAAAAAAGAAAGCTCGTCATTAAATCAAGGAAGAGCCTCAGGTTTTCCTGGGACCAGGCCTCCTGGTACACCTGTAACAGGCCAAAAATCTCAACATGGGAGTTCCCAACAGACCAGGCCCAGTCAGGGTAGCTCCTTGAAACAGGGCCCTCCAGTCGGAGGTCACAAGTCTGGAAAAGGAGAACCACTAAGGCCTGGAACTAATTCTGCAGTAAAATCAAGTGGTAATTCAGTAATGAGAAATTCACTAGGCAGCCCTCCTAAGGGAGGGAGCCAACCTCTTCCAAGGCCTGGAGGCATGCTCCAGGCAAAAGCTGGTGGTGTCACACAGGCCAGGCCTGGTGGGAGTGGTCTAAAGGGTCATCCTGGAGGTAACGGATCCCGGCCCCCAGGGACCGGACCTGGTCGGCCTGGCAGTGGGGGACCAGTACCCGGAAGATCGACTGGCAGCATTGGATTAGGACCTGGAAGACCTAAGTGCACTGTGGTGTCAGAGACCATCTCGTCCAAGAATGTTGGTGGACCCAGACCAGGAGTCCCTCCTCGACCCGGGATGCCACCTCGACCCGGGATGCCACCTCGACCCGGGATGCCACCCAGACCCGGGATGCCACCCAGACCCGGGATGCCACCCAGACCCGGGATGCCACACAGACCTATGATGAACAGACCACCAG GTACGATGTTACCACCTATCACATCTGCCTACAAGAGGAAATATGAAGATGAGGAAGACGAGTGTGACTCAGAAATGGATGATTTCATTGATGACGGAGGGGACGAGCCAGAGGAAATTTCCAGGCACATTAAGGAAATCTTCGGCTATGATCGAAACAG ATATAAGGATGAGAGTGACTATGCACTTAAATTCATGGAGAGCAGCTGGAGAGATATGCAGAAAGAAGAGGCCAGGAG CCTGAGAATGGCTGTGCAAGAAgatctggaggaggagaaaagggaggaagaggagctgaaCAGGAAAAATggcaagaggagaaaaaagaactga
- the spty2d1 gene encoding protein SPT2 homolog isoform X3, with amino-acid sequence MKRYSLQAGPPKKDPKSKAVNPAAVQALLKKQLSDSKKKELQMKKQKEELLAKRVELKSDRKARAMASRTKDNFKGYNGIPVVEAPKKRRSKLDMQEDKSMAIEGFRNNSIDPEDDEDNYEYEQTDSEPEQEPEPLRPGKTTGVSGSSSSSSSSSSSKPFSKKSSGPPKPAPPPMNFADLLKLAEKKQHEPVDLKPKVVKKEERLRTAEEMRELEMERKAKRQDKDRDSKAERERDSKSQSSSSSIRKSTLEKEQKNCKPQKNSSEKPSLPSGSGKKSHSDRGHSYSRSSVSDRERERSKISHSDRDRSKTSSSGAINSKGSLKATSSQVSAKQGSSKPSSSHKSSTSSDLSYKKESSSLNQGRASGFPGTRPPGTPVTGQKSQHGSSQQTRPSQGSSLKQGPPVGGHKSGKGEPLRPGTNSAVKSSGNSVMRNSLGSPPKGGSQPLPRPGGMLQAKAGGVTQARPGGSGLKGHPGGNGSRPPGTGPGRPGSGGPVPGRSTGSIGLGPGRPKCTVVSETISSKNVGGPRPGVPPRPGMPPRPGMPPRPGMPPRPGMPPRPGMPPRPGMPHRPMMNRPPGTMLPPITSAYKRKYEDEEDECDSEMDDFIDDGGDEPEEISRHIKEIFGYDRNRYKDESDYALKFMESSWRDMQKEEARSLRMAVQEDLEEEKREEEELNRKNGKRRKKN; translated from the exons ATG AAGAGATATAGTTTACAGGCTGGACCACCCAAGAAGGACCCAAAGTCGAAAGCTGTAAATCCTGCTGCTGTTCAGGCACTTCTGAAGAAGCAACTAAGTGACTCCAAAAAGAAAG aactgcaaatgaagaaacagaagGAGGAGCTACTCGCCAAAAGGGTTGAGTTGAAGTCAGACCGTAAAGCACGAGCCATGGCTTCCAGAACTAAGGACAATTTCAAAGGCTACAACGGCATCCCAGTGGTAGAGGCTCCTAAGAAGAGGAGATCAAAACTAGATATGCAGGAAGATAAATCTATGGCTATAGAAGGATTTAGGAATAACTCAATTGACCCAGAGGATGATGAGGATAACTACGAGTATGAACAGACAGATTCAGAGCCAGAGCAGGAGCCAGAGCCACTGAGACCAGGGAAAACCACAGGTGttagtggcagcagcagcagcagcagtagtagtagtagcagtaagCCTTTCTCTAAAAAATCCAGTGGGCCACCCAAACCTGCTCCACCTCCTATGAACTTTGCAGACTTACTCAAACTGGCAGAGAAGAAGCAACATGAGCCAGTTGATCTAAAACCCAAGGTagtgaaaaaggaagaaaggctCCGCACAGCTGAGGAGATGAGGGAACTGGAGATGGAGCGCAAGGCTAAGAGacaggacaaagacagagactcaaaggcagagagagaaagagacagcaaGTCTCAGTCTAGCTCTAGTTCAATAAGAAAAAGCACTTTAGAGAAGGAGCAGAAGAACTGCAAACCCCAAAAGAACTCCTCAGAAAAACCAAGTCTGCCCAGTGGGTCAGGGAAGAAGTCGCATAGTGATAGAGGACATTCTTATTCCAGGTCCTCTGTTagtgacagagaaagggagagatcCAAGATATCTCACAGTGATAGAGACAGATCCAAGACAAGTTCATCTGGTGCCATAAATAGTAAAGGTTCTTTGAAAGCCACATCTTCTCAGGTTTCAGCCAAACAAGGGTCCTCCAAACCCTCATCCAGCCACAAATCCAGCACCTCAAGTGACCTTAGCTACAAAAAAGAAAGCTCGTCATTAAATCAAGGAAGAGCCTCAGGTTTTCCTGGGACCAGGCCTCCTGGTACACCTGTAACAGGCCAAAAATCTCAACATGGGAGTTCCCAACAGACCAGGCCCAGTCAGGGTAGCTCCTTGAAACAGGGCCCTCCAGTCGGAGGTCACAAGTCTGGAAAAGGAGAACCACTAAGGCCTGGAACTAATTCTGCAGTAAAATCAAGTGGTAATTCAGTAATGAGAAATTCACTAGGCAGCCCTCCTAAGGGAGGGAGCCAACCTCTTCCAAGGCCTGGAGGCATGCTCCAGGCAAAAGCTGGTGGTGTCACACAGGCCAGGCCTGGTGGGAGTGGTCTAAAGGGTCATCCTGGAGGTAACGGATCCCGGCCCCCAGGGACCGGACCTGGTCGGCCTGGCAGTGGGGGACCAGTACCCGGAAGATCGACTGGCAGCATTGGATTAGGACCTGGAAGACCTAAGTGCACTGTGGTGTCAGAGACCATCTCGTCCAAGAATGTTGGTGGACCCAGACCAGGAGTCCCTCCTCGACCCGGGATGCCACCTCGACCCGGGATGCCACCTCGACCCGGGATGCCACCCAGACCCGGGATGCCACCCAGACCCGGGATGCCACCCAGACCCGGGATGCCACACAGACCTATGATGAACAGACCACCAG GTACGATGTTACCACCTATCACATCTGCCTACAAGAGGAAATATGAAGATGAGGAAGACGAGTGTGACTCAGAAATGGATGATTTCATTGATGACGGAGGGGACGAGCCAGAGGAAATTTCCAGGCACATTAAGGAAATCTTCGGCTATGATCGAAACAG ATATAAGGATGAGAGTGACTATGCACTTAAATTCATGGAGAGCAGCTGGAGAGATATGCAGAAAGAAGAGGCCAGGAG CCTGAGAATGGCTGTGCAAGAAgatctggaggaggagaaaagggaggaagaggagctgaaCAGGAAAAATggcaagaggagaaaaaagaactga
- the uevld gene encoding ubiquitin-conjugating enzyme E2 variant 3 isoform X1, whose amino-acid sequence MDLSSEKIQRSLSKYKFHDVAVEELQKIHRIYPGMKPATGTYTFSDSTQKELLKLTGNVPVKYGGRTYNFPIQLWLMDSFPFTPPICLVRPTPNMVIREGKHVDARGRIYLPGLHNWDYVRLDTSWGGDFKLRAYPVLRCSHQFLAPPKQPKSSVVGLLTEMIAKFEEDPPLSSKTTGDNRDPHELLAFVSSLQISDGGIRHHDQPIDKVSVIGGGDLGMASVMSILAKCKVDKLVFIDVAESATKGGSTDLEIFGLPRVAVSRDVAASAGSRVVVVTSNAWSSEQSYVRVVQTNVDLYRGIIPNLARLSPTAVMLIASQPVDIMTHVAWRQSGLPPTRVIGAGCNLESERLSHILDINMNTHKPAWVIGELSDNKVAVMSSAGPSSGAQPGIAPGPSTTKPLLDRAFEMMKNRGQRSWSVGLSIADITNSILTDKMKTHSVSTLAQGWGGIDAEVFLSLPCIMGSKGSTRLAGASLGQEEDSKIRDSVTSLSSLLSQLRI is encoded by the exons ATGGACCTCAGTTCAGAGAAAATACAGCGGAGCCTCTCCAAG TACAAATTCCATGATGTTGCTGTCGAGGAGCTGCAGAAAATCCATCGAATCTACCCCGGGATGAAACCTGCCACAGGCACataca CGTTCAGTGACAGCACCCAGAAAGAGCTCCTGAAATTAACCGGTAACGTCCCTGTCAAGTATGGAG GTCGCACCTACAACTTCCCCATTCAGCTGTGGCTGATGGACTCCTTCCCCTTCACCCCTCCCATATGCCTCGTGAGACCGACCCCCAACATGGTCATCAGAGAGGGCAAGCATGTGGACGCCAGGGGGCGGATCTATCTGCCGGGGCTACACAACTGGGATTACGTAAGGCTTGACACTTCATGGGGGGGGGATTTTAAATTGCGGGCATACCCGGTCCTGCGGTGTTCTCACCAGTTTCTCGCCCCCCCCAAACAGCCCAAGTCGTCCGTGGTGGGTCTTCTGACCGAGATGATCGCCAAGTTCGAGGAGGATCCCCCGCTGTCCTCAAAGACCACAGGGGACAACAGAGACCCCCACGAGCTTCTGGCATTTGTCTCCAGCCTCCAGATCAGTGACG GTGGAATCAGACATCACGATCAGCCGATCGACAAAGTCTCGGTTATCGGGGGAGGAGATTTGGGAATGGCCTCTGTGATGAGCATTTTGGCTAAG TGTAAAGTGGATAAACTGGTTTTCATCGATGTCGCCGAGAGCGCCACCAAGGGCGGCAGCACAGACTTGGAGATTTTCGGCCTGCCGAGGGTCGCGGTGTCCAGAG ATGTGGCGGCCTCCGCGGGCTCCAGAGTCGTCGTGGTCACTTCCAACGCTTGGAGCAGCGAGCAGTCGTACGTGCGCGTGGTTCAGACCAACGTGGACTTGTACAGAGGAATCATCCCGAACCTGGCGCGACTCAGCCCCACCGCCGTGATGCTCATCGCTTCACAACCAG TCGACATCATGACCCACGTGGCCTGGAGGCAGAGCGGCCTGCCTCCGACGAGGGTGATCGGAGCAGGGTGCAACCTGGAATCCGAGCGACTCAGTCACATTCTGGACATTAACATGAACACGCACAAACCAGCCTGGGTCATAGGAGAACTCTCGGACAACAAAG TTGCTGTGATGAGCAGCGCCGGGCCGAGCTCCGGTGCGCAGCCGGGGATCGCCCCAGGACCCAGCACTACCAAGCCACTGTTAGACAG AGCGTTTGAGATGATGAAGAATCGAGGCCAGAGGTCGTGGTCTGTGGGTCTGTCAATCGCCGACATCACAAACAGTATCCTGACAGATAAAATGAAGACCCACTCGGTCTCCACCCTGGCACAG GGCTGGGGTGGTATAGACGCGGAGGTGTTCCTCAGCCTGCCGTGCATCATGGGATCGAAAGGTTCCACACGCCTGGCCGGAGCGTCACTGGGGCAGGAAGAAGACTCCAAAATTAGGGACAGTGTCACGTCCCTTTCCAGCCTCTTGAGTCAACTCAGGATATGA
- the tmem86a gene encoding lysoplasmalogenase-like protein TMEM86A, with protein MVSPVTVVKSEGPKLVPFFKATCVYFVLWLPTSSPSWFSALIKCLPIFCLWVFLLAHGFNFLGAHSSARKILAGLIFSALGDAFLIWQEQGYFIHGLLMFAITHILYSSAFGMKPLNVFAGLLITAVSSLSYILLYPYLSGPFTYLVAVYIALIGFMAWRAIAGLQLANDLWTWTKLSACLGAVLFMVSDLTIAVNKFCFPVPHSRAIIMATYYAAQMLIALSAVECQDVEVARKRT; from the exons ATGGTTTCTCCGGTAACAGTG GTCAAGAGTGAAGGCCCTAAGCTGGTGCCGTTCTTCAAGGCTACCTGTGTATACTTTGTCCTGTGGCTCCCCACCTCAAGTCCATCCTGGTTCAGTGCCCTGATCAAATGTTTGCCCATCTTCTGCCTGTGGGTGTTTTTGCTGGCACACGGCTTCAACTTCCTAGGTGCTCACTCCAGTGCCCGCAAGATCTTGGCCGGCCTCATCTTCTCTGCTCTGGGTGATGCCTTTCTTATCTGGCAGGAGCAGGGCTACTTCATTCACG GCCTTCTGATGTTTGCCATCACTCACATCCTCTACTCATCTGCCTTTGGGATGAAACCTCTTAACGTGTTTGCTGGCCTTTTGATCACTGCTGTGTCCTCTCTGAGCTACATCCTGCTGTACCCCTACCTGTCTGGCCCCTTCACCTACCTGGTGGCCGTCTACATCGCTCTGATCGGCTTCATGGCCTGGAGGGCAATCGCAGGCCTGCAGCTGGCTAACGACCTGTGGACCTGGACCAAGCTGTCCGCCTGTCTGGGCGCCGTGCTCTTCATGGTCTCCGACCTCACCATCGCCGTCAACAAGTTCTGCTTCCCGGTGCCCCATTCGCGCGCCATCATCATGGCCACCTACTACGCCGCCCAGATGCTGATAGCGCTATCAGCCGTTGAGTGCCAGGACGTGGAGGTGGCCAGGAAGAGAACATGA
- the uevld gene encoding ubiquitin-conjugating enzyme E2 variant 3 isoform X2, which translates to MDLSSEKIQRSLSKYKFHDVAVEELQKIHRIYPGMKPATGTYTFSDSTQKELLKLTGNVPVKYGGRTYNFPIQLWLMDSFPFTPPICLVRPTPNMVIREGKHVDARGRIYLPGLHNWDYPKSSVVGLLTEMIAKFEEDPPLSSKTTGDNRDPHELLAFVSSLQISDGGIRHHDQPIDKVSVIGGGDLGMASVMSILAKCKVDKLVFIDVAESATKGGSTDLEIFGLPRVAVSRDVAASAGSRVVVVTSNAWSSEQSYVRVVQTNVDLYRGIIPNLARLSPTAVMLIASQPVDIMTHVAWRQSGLPPTRVIGAGCNLESERLSHILDINMNTHKPAWVIGELSDNKVAVMSSAGPSSGAQPGIAPGPSTTKPLLDRAFEMMKNRGQRSWSVGLSIADITNSILTDKMKTHSVSTLAQGWGGIDAEVFLSLPCIMGSKGSTRLAGASLGQEEDSKIRDSVTSLSSLLSQLRI; encoded by the exons ATGGACCTCAGTTCAGAGAAAATACAGCGGAGCCTCTCCAAG TACAAATTCCATGATGTTGCTGTCGAGGAGCTGCAGAAAATCCATCGAATCTACCCCGGGATGAAACCTGCCACAGGCACataca CGTTCAGTGACAGCACCCAGAAAGAGCTCCTGAAATTAACCGGTAACGTCCCTGTCAAGTATGGAG GTCGCACCTACAACTTCCCCATTCAGCTGTGGCTGATGGACTCCTTCCCCTTCACCCCTCCCATATGCCTCGTGAGACCGACCCCCAACATGGTCATCAGAGAGGGCAAGCATGTGGACGCCAGGGGGCGGATCTATCTGCCGGGGCTACACAACTGGGATTAC CCCAAGTCGTCCGTGGTGGGTCTTCTGACCGAGATGATCGCCAAGTTCGAGGAGGATCCCCCGCTGTCCTCAAAGACCACAGGGGACAACAGAGACCCCCACGAGCTTCTGGCATTTGTCTCCAGCCTCCAGATCAGTGACG GTGGAATCAGACATCACGATCAGCCGATCGACAAAGTCTCGGTTATCGGGGGAGGAGATTTGGGAATGGCCTCTGTGATGAGCATTTTGGCTAAG TGTAAAGTGGATAAACTGGTTTTCATCGATGTCGCCGAGAGCGCCACCAAGGGCGGCAGCACAGACTTGGAGATTTTCGGCCTGCCGAGGGTCGCGGTGTCCAGAG ATGTGGCGGCCTCCGCGGGCTCCAGAGTCGTCGTGGTCACTTCCAACGCTTGGAGCAGCGAGCAGTCGTACGTGCGCGTGGTTCAGACCAACGTGGACTTGTACAGAGGAATCATCCCGAACCTGGCGCGACTCAGCCCCACCGCCGTGATGCTCATCGCTTCACAACCAG TCGACATCATGACCCACGTGGCCTGGAGGCAGAGCGGCCTGCCTCCGACGAGGGTGATCGGAGCAGGGTGCAACCTGGAATCCGAGCGACTCAGTCACATTCTGGACATTAACATGAACACGCACAAACCAGCCTGGGTCATAGGAGAACTCTCGGACAACAAAG TTGCTGTGATGAGCAGCGCCGGGCCGAGCTCCGGTGCGCAGCCGGGGATCGCCCCAGGACCCAGCACTACCAAGCCACTGTTAGACAG AGCGTTTGAGATGATGAAGAATCGAGGCCAGAGGTCGTGGTCTGTGGGTCTGTCAATCGCCGACATCACAAACAGTATCCTGACAGATAAAATGAAGACCCACTCGGTCTCCACCCTGGCACAG GGCTGGGGTGGTATAGACGCGGAGGTGTTCCTCAGCCTGCCGTGCATCATGGGATCGAAAGGTTCCACACGCCTGGCCGGAGCGTCACTGGGGCAGGAAGAAGACTCCAAAATTAGGGACAGTGTCACGTCCCTTTCCAGCCTCTTGAGTCAACTCAGGATATGA